The following coding sequences lie in one Synechococcus sp. PCC 7336 genomic window:
- a CDS encoding energy transducer TonB, translated as MTLSAEYRRRESEAGNDRLLLWLLGSLGLHLLLLLFWLLRFWAWPVTPPEQETIEFTIVDPSDILPPEDTELRANNNALDGGEARPEPPSAGRPAASAAPPPAPPAPPQTAPQPPAQPPQPPIQAAPPVPVTPPEPPAPAPPEPEPEPLPQDTIAQAPVPPAPTPRPTPVPTPRPTPAPTPRPTPRPTARPTPAPISTPAPAAPSSRQSNLNQIAAAPSPPTPPAPQTRQSAASQLGPPIAASSRGSGGSAASGPLNPSQSAARPPSVAARAEVDWGPYLARLQRAIERHWIPGQSNSSRRTVVLFTIARNGQISNLRLAQSSGNQQTDSAAISAVQLAAPLEPLPTAFQGTNIDIHFTFDLTVSRGVFIN; from the coding sequence ATGACTCTATCTGCGGAATACAGACGCAGAGAATCAGAAGCCGGCAATGACAGACTGCTGCTTTGGTTGTTGGGCTCCTTGGGCCTTCACCTCCTGCTTTTGCTCTTTTGGCTGCTGCGATTCTGGGCTTGGCCGGTGACTCCGCCAGAGCAAGAAACCATCGAGTTCACGATTGTAGACCCCAGCGATATCTTGCCGCCCGAAGACACCGAGCTGCGCGCCAATAACAATGCCCTCGATGGTGGCGAGGCCCGTCCCGAGCCCCCCTCGGCAGGACGCCCTGCTGCTTCCGCAGCGCCTCCTCCCGCTCCACCTGCCCCCCCTCAAACAGCCCCGCAACCTCCTGCTCAACCCCCACAACCTCCCATCCAGGCCGCCCCCCCGGTTCCAGTCACGCCGCCCGAGCCTCCGGCCCCCGCTCCGCCGGAACCCGAACCCGAGCCGCTGCCGCAAGACACCATTGCTCAAGCTCCCGTGCCTCCGGCCCCCACTCCCCGCCCAACCCCCGTCCCCACTCCCCGTCCAACCCCTGCCCCCACTCCCCGCCCAACCCCCCGCCCAACTGCGCGCCCCACTCCAGCACCGATCTCGACTCCGGCCCCAGCCGCTCCTTCATCCCGTCAATCCAACCTCAATCAAATTGCCGCAGCCCCCTCGCCCCCTACTCCCCCCGCCCCCCAGACGCGACAATCGGCTGCCTCCCAGTTAGGCCCCCCCATTGCCGCCAGCTCTCGCGGCTCAGGAGGATCGGCTGCCTCCGGTCCTCTCAACCCCAGTCAAAGCGCGGCCCGTCCCCCCAGCGTCGCGGCCCGTGCCGAAGTGGATTGGGGGCCTTATTTAGCCCGCCTGCAGCGAGCCATCGAGCGCCACTGGATTCCCGGTCAGTCCAATTCATCCCGTCGCACTGTGGTGCTGTTCACCATTGCCCGCAACGGTCAAATCTCAAATCTGCGCTTGGCTCAGTCTTCTGGCAACCAACAAACAGATTCCGCCGCAATTTCCGCCGTACAATTGGCTGCCCCTCTAGAACCGCTCCCAACCGCTTTTCAGGGAACGAATATCGACATCCACTTTACGTTCGATCTGACGGTGTCGCGAGGGGTGTTTATTAACTAG